From a single Thermoanaerobaculum aquaticum genomic region:
- a CDS encoding prohibitin family protein, giving the protein MELKEKVPSLFSGSREKNVTRLVIVLGLVVLGAVFANPITVVPAGHVGVKDFFGIVSPTVLPPGVRLVLPFTRVVKMSVRTQEIKEVAEVPSKEGLIMNLEVSLLFRLDATRAPDVYKTIGPNYPEIVVEPQFRSAIREITASYEAKALYSAERERIAQEIFQLFRKLTADRGVVGEQVLLRKIGLPPVVANAIQEKLRREQEAEQMKFVLQKEQQEAERKRIEAQGIADFQRIVSQGISQQLLEWKGIEATEKLAASPNAKIVIIGNPKTGLPVVLSTEK; this is encoded by the coding sequence TCGCTTTTTTCCGGGAGCAGGGAGAAAAACGTCACCCGGCTGGTGATCGTTCTCGGCCTGGTGGTGCTGGGGGCGGTTTTTGCCAACCCCATTACGGTGGTTCCCGCCGGACACGTTGGGGTGAAGGACTTTTTTGGAATTGTTTCGCCCACCGTTTTGCCACCGGGCGTGCGCTTGGTTTTGCCGTTCACCCGGGTGGTGAAGATGTCGGTTCGTACCCAGGAGATCAAGGAAGTAGCGGAAGTGCCATCCAAGGAAGGGCTCATCATGAATCTGGAGGTGAGCTTGCTTTTCCGCTTGGACGCCACCCGGGCACCCGACGTTTACAAGACCATTGGCCCTAACTACCCGGAGATCGTGGTGGAACCGCAGTTCCGCTCGGCCATCCGGGAAATCACCGCTTCCTACGAGGCCAAAGCCCTGTACTCGGCTGAGCGGGAGCGCATCGCCCAGGAGATCTTCCAACTCTTCCGCAAACTTACCGCCGACCGCGGGGTGGTGGGGGAACAGGTGCTCTTGCGCAAGATCGGGCTGCCGCCGGTGGTGGCCAACGCCATTCAGGAAAAGCTGCGCCGGGAGCAGGAGGCGGAGCAAATGAAGTTCGTGCTCCAAAAGGAGCAGCAAGAGGCCGAGCGCAAGCGCATTGAAGCGCAGGGGATTGCCGATTTCCAGCGCATCGTTTCCCAGGGCATTTCCCAGCAGCTTTTGGAGTGGAAGGGCATCGAGGCTACGGAAAAGCTAGCTGCCAGCCCAAACGCCAAGATCGTGATCATTGGCAACCCCAAGACCGGTTTGCCAGTGGTCCTGAGCACCGAGAAATAA
- a CDS encoding SAM-dependent methyltransferase, producing MANERWILAPGQRVTFARFMELALYHPRYGYYARPRGSYPAGPEGDFVTAPTAHPLFAALWAKILASLRERRGQPLTFADLGAGDGRFLRNLAGFLDAQTVARLMAVEVSPAGREAMAASLPQVELAASLAEMSPSEGPCLIFASELYDALPCHLLGGTEGGLCELYVEASEDGTLRLVADNPSTPELSAYLAAYGITLEAGQRAEVRLEARRFHQQVLAWAGSDAVVFVLDYGYPARSLYNPRARRGGSLTGYRQHRVVTDLLSHPGEVDITAHVNWDDLLAAGNDLGFGARPVEPLGLFLTRWGILELAGAGGKETSLPWEVRLLVHPAGMGSDLKVLVQGKGALWECWQELDGQKRP from the coding sequence ATGGCGAACGAGCGGTGGATCCTTGCTCCCGGCCAGCGGGTGACCTTTGCCCGTTTCATGGAGCTAGCGCTGTACCACCCCCGGTATGGCTACTACGCCCGGCCCCGGGGTAGCTACCCGGCGGGGCCTGAGGGCGACTTCGTCACCGCTCCCACAGCACACCCGCTCTTTGCCGCGTTGTGGGCGAAGATCTTGGCTTCCTTGCGGGAGCGGCGGGGTCAGCCGCTCACCTTTGCGGACCTGGGGGCAGGGGATGGGCGCTTTTTGCGGAACCTGGCCGGTTTTCTCGACGCCCAAACGGTTGCGAGGCTGATGGCGGTGGAGGTTTCGCCGGCGGGCCGTGAGGCGATGGCTGCCAGCCTGCCGCAGGTGGAGCTGGCTGCCTCCTTGGCGGAAATGTCGCCGTCTGAGGGTCCCTGCCTTATCTTTGCCAGCGAGCTTTATGATGCGTTGCCCTGTCATCTGCTAGGGGGGACCGAAGGCGGGCTTTGCGAGCTTTACGTGGAGGCTTCAGAGGATGGCACGCTGCGCCTGGTCGCCGATAACCCCTCCACGCCGGAGCTTTCGGCTTACCTTGCCGCTTATGGCATTACCCTGGAAGCCGGTCAGCGGGCTGAGGTTCGTCTGGAAGCCCGGAGGTTTCACCAGCAGGTTTTGGCCTGGGCGGGAAGCGATGCGGTGGTTTTCGTGCTGGATTACGGCTACCCCGCCAGGTCTCTCTACAACCCTCGGGCCCGGCGGGGGGGAAGCCTTACCGGGTACCGGCAGCACCGTGTGGTGACTGACCTGCTGTCGCACCCCGGGGAGGTGGACATCACCGCCCACGTTAACTGGGACGACCTGTTGGCGGCTGGGAACGACTTGGGTTTTGGTGCAAGGCCCGTAGAGCCTTTAGGGCTTTTCTTGACGCGCTGGGGGATCCTGGAGCTGGCCGGTGCAGGCGGGAAGGAAACCTCGCTACCCTGGGAGGTGCGGCTGCTGGTGCACCCGGCGGGCATGGGCAGTGACTTGAAAGTGTTGGTACAGGGCAAGGGGGCGCTATGGGAGTGCTGGCAGGAACTGGACGGGCAAAAACGGCCATAA